The Pirellulales bacterium genome has a window encoding:
- a CDS encoding protein kinase has protein sequence MTMRFEKLGPYRIGRQLGRGGMGAVYAAIDEESGQAAAVKVLSAILAQDEGFRARFESEIETLRKLRHPNIVRLIGFGENEGQLFYAMELVDGTSLEDQIRAGKRFDWRTVTAVGADVAKALRHAHDRGVVHRDIKPANILRTADGTTKLSDFGIARLFGSTRLTAVGGVIGTAEYMAPEQADGRPVTPRSDLYSLGGVLYALLAGRPPFEARTLPEMLQLQRFAQPEPVSRFAPDVPKELEQIVQELLAKEPETRIANAAILARRLEATALGLAKREEAGKTIAPSAEMADEASDFDVATAVSTAKPAPVELPETLAATEVAPATEQPEIFATQAPEPARPRPSQLAATSAAATKDVEAFSLAPAVELTPGAAGLTEARPASKTHAVSRFTAVAENEVEESQREEDEPSALISAQTWVLVAALVMLAVGIWYFLQPPSADSLYLRISEAANDGGPDSLLDVEDEVREFLNLYSHDPRAVELRDYQTQINLQQAERKLDRRARSGNRNETLSPIELAYIDAIRIAPADPQKAIVKLEALIAVYSDQNADNETVRQCLELAKRQLARLKGQAELGTAEQIASIRERLAHAQEVNESNPQLSRAICQGIVDLYGDKPWATSLVAQARSALGE, from the coding sequence GTGACGATGCGATTCGAAAAACTGGGACCGTACCGCATTGGCCGGCAATTGGGGCGTGGCGGCATGGGGGCGGTCTATGCGGCCATCGACGAAGAATCGGGGCAGGCCGCGGCAGTCAAGGTTCTTTCGGCCATCCTGGCGCAGGATGAAGGATTTCGTGCCCGCTTCGAAAGCGAGATCGAAACGCTGCGCAAATTGCGCCATCCGAACATCGTGCGACTGATCGGCTTCGGCGAAAACGAAGGGCAACTCTTTTACGCGATGGAACTGGTCGACGGGACGAGTCTCGAAGATCAAATCCGGGCCGGCAAACGCTTCGATTGGCGGACGGTTACGGCCGTCGGCGCCGACGTGGCCAAGGCCCTGCGCCATGCGCACGATCGAGGCGTGGTGCATCGCGATATCAAGCCCGCCAACATCCTGCGCACGGCCGACGGTACGACGAAGCTTTCCGACTTCGGCATCGCGCGCCTGTTTGGCAGCACGCGCTTGACCGCGGTCGGGGGGGTGATTGGTACGGCCGAGTACATGGCTCCCGAGCAGGCCGATGGCCGACCCGTGACGCCACGCTCGGATCTCTACAGCCTGGGGGGCGTGCTCTATGCGTTGCTCGCCGGCCGGCCGCCTTTCGAGGCTCGCACGTTGCCCGAGATGCTGCAATTGCAGCGTTTTGCACAACCCGAACCGGTCAGTCGCTTCGCCCCCGACGTGCCAAAGGAACTCGAGCAGATCGTCCAGGAGTTGCTGGCCAAAGAACCCGAGACGCGGATCGCCAACGCGGCCATTCTCGCGCGGCGGCTCGAGGCCACGGCGCTCGGGCTCGCAAAGCGCGAAGAGGCGGGAAAGACCATTGCCCCCTCGGCCGAAATGGCCGACGAGGCGAGTGATTTCGACGTCGCCACGGCGGTCTCGACGGCCAAGCCGGCGCCGGTGGAGTTGCCCGAGACGCTTGCGGCCACCGAAGTGGCGCCCGCCACCGAGCAGCCGGAGATCTTTGCCACGCAGGCCCCGGAGCCTGCGCGTCCGCGGCCTTCACAACTCGCCGCGACATCGGCGGCCGCCACGAAAGATGTCGAGGCGTTTTCGCTGGCGCCCGCCGTCGAGTTGACGCCCGGCGCCGCGGGGCTGACCGAGGCCCGGCCCGCGAGCAAGACGCATGCCGTCAGTCGCTTCACGGCAGTGGCGGAGAACGAAGTCGAGGAGTCGCAGCGAGAGGAAGATGAACCCAGTGCGCTCATCTCGGCGCAGACCTGGGTGTTGGTGGCAGCCCTCGTCATGTTGGCCGTGGGCATCTGGTATTTCCTGCAGCCCCCCTCGGCCGATTCGCTCTATCTGCGTATTTCGGAGGCCGCCAATGATGGTGGTCCCGACTCGCTGCTCGATGTCGAGGACGAGGTGCGCGAGTTCTTGAATCTCTACTCGCACGATCCCCGCGCGGTAGAGCTGCGCGACTATCAGACTCAAATCAATCTGCAACAGGCCGAACGCAAGCTCGACCGACGCGCGCGCAGCGGCAATCGCAACGAGACCCTTTCGCCGATCGAATTGGCCTATATCGATGCCATTCGTATCGCGCCGGCCGATCCTCAGAAGGCGATCGTCAAGCTCGAGGCGCTCATCGCCGTCTACAGCGACCAGAACGCCGACAACGAAACGGTTCGCCAATGCCTCGAACTGGCCAAGCGGCAGCTTGCGCGTCTCAAGGGACAGGCCGAATTAGGGACGGCGGAACAGATCGCTTCGATCCGCGAACGCCTGGCGCATGCCCAGGAAGTGAACGAGTCGAACCCCCAACTCTCCCGGGCGATCTGCCAGGGCATTGTCGATCTCTACGGCGATAAGCCCTGGGCCACAAGCCTGGTGGCCCAGGCGAGGAGTGCGTTGGGGGAGTAG
- a CDS encoding DUF1549 domain-containing protein, with protein MADTAAIRLLPAEIGLTGPEARQRLLVQRIEGGLDAGQITEGVEFESSNPTVVVIEDGSAVPVGNGEATITARFGEQIATALVRVAAMDLPFTWSFRNHVESVLSKAGCNSGACHGAQAGKKGFKISLRGYDPEGDFQVLTRQARGRRIIPSDPARSLILTKPSGAIPHGGGFRYDTTSLEYRVIAEWIAAGTPAPEATDPRLERLEILPPTTVLRPQATQQLVVLAHFDDGHVEDVTRWVKFTSTDQTVAEVDEEGLVRVMGHGEGAVTAWYLSQVVAATITVPYAQTANDEIFAQAPLHNFIDELVLAKLRSLRLPPSPPADDATFIRRAYLDTIGVLPTVEETRRFVADRSADKRERLIDLLLERPEFVDYWTYKWCDLLLVNSEKLPAPAMWSYYNWIRNQVAANTPWDKLVAALLTSSGSTLENGATNFFVLHEDPLELAENTSLAFLGLSIGCARCHNHPLEKWTNDQYFGMANLFSRVRRKTGTAAGQQFVFAAATGELIQPLRGKPQPPRPLDGEAIPFERTTDRRDVVADWVTSPGNPYFARAITNRVWANFLGRGLVENVDDLRLTNPASNAELHEALADYLVEHQFDLKALMREILRSATYQRASEPTSGNEADTKHYAHYYPRRMMAEVMIDAFSQVTGAPTEFPGYPAGWRALQLPDSSVDSYFLKTFGRPERVITCECERVADPSMVQVLHMSNGDAINRKLVVAKNRIGELIESGAGDPAIVEDLYLSALSRMPAPEERQQIIDLLAATPAEERRAAIEDLYWGILSSKEFLFNH; from the coding sequence GTGGCAGACACCGCGGCGATTCGCTTGCTGCCTGCCGAGATCGGGCTCACCGGTCCTGAGGCCCGCCAACGACTGCTCGTCCAACGTATTGAGGGGGGACTCGACGCCGGACAGATTACCGAAGGGGTCGAGTTCGAGTCGAGCAATCCGACGGTCGTGGTGATCGAGGATGGATCTGCTGTGCCGGTGGGCAATGGCGAGGCCACGATCACGGCCAGGTTCGGCGAGCAGATCGCCACCGCGCTGGTGCGCGTCGCGGCGATGGATCTCCCCTTCACCTGGAGCTTTCGCAATCACGTCGAGTCGGTGTTGTCGAAGGCGGGCTGCAACAGCGGGGCTTGCCACGGGGCACAAGCCGGCAAGAAGGGCTTCAAGATCTCGCTGCGCGGCTACGACCCCGAGGGAGATTTTCAAGTCCTCACGCGCCAGGCCCGCGGACGAAGAATCATTCCTTCCGATCCCGCTCGCAGCTTGATCCTGACGAAGCCGAGCGGCGCGATCCCGCACGGGGGAGGATTCCGCTACGACACCACTTCGCTCGAGTACCGCGTCATTGCCGAATGGATCGCCGCGGGCACGCCAGCGCCCGAGGCGACCGATCCGCGGCTCGAGCGGCTCGAGATTCTCCCCCCCACGACCGTGCTTCGTCCGCAAGCGACGCAGCAATTAGTCGTGCTGGCGCACTTCGACGACGGTCACGTCGAAGATGTCACGCGTTGGGTGAAGTTCACTTCGACCGATCAGACGGTGGCGGAAGTCGACGAAGAGGGACTCGTGCGCGTCATGGGGCATGGCGAGGGGGCCGTGACGGCCTGGTACCTGAGCCAGGTCGTCGCCGCGACGATTACGGTGCCCTATGCGCAGACCGCGAACGACGAGATCTTTGCCCAGGCCCCGCTCCACAACTTTATCGATGAGCTGGTGCTGGCAAAGCTGCGCAGCCTGCGACTTCCGCCGTCGCCGCCGGCGGACGATGCCACGTTCATCCGCCGCGCGTACCTCGACACGATCGGCGTGCTCCCCACGGTGGAAGAGACGCGCCGCTTCGTCGCTGATCGCTCGGCGGACAAACGCGAGCGTCTGATCGATCTGCTGCTCGAGCGTCCCGAGTTTGTCGATTACTGGACCTACAAGTGGTGCGATCTACTGCTCGTGAACTCCGAGAAGCTGCCCGCGCCGGCGATGTGGTCGTACTATAACTGGATTCGCAACCAGGTGGCGGCCAATACTCCCTGGGACAAGCTCGTCGCGGCGCTCCTCACGTCGAGCGGCAGCACGCTGGAGAACGGCGCCACGAACTTCTTCGTCTTGCACGAAGATCCGCTCGAGCTGGCCGAAAACACGTCGCTCGCCTTCCTGGGGCTCTCCATCGGCTGCGCACGCTGCCACAACCATCCGCTCGAGAAGTGGACGAACGACCAATACTTCGGCATGGCGAATCTCTTCTCGCGCGTGCGGCGCAAGACCGGTACCGCTGCCGGCCAGCAGTTCGTGTTTGCCGCCGCCACGGGGGAGTTGATTCAACCGCTGCGCGGCAAGCCGCAACCTCCCCGGCCCCTCGACGGGGAAGCGATTCCCTTCGAACGGACGACGGATCGTCGCGACGTCGTCGCCGATTGGGTTACTTCGCCCGGAAATCCCTATTTCGCCCGTGCCATTACGAACCGCGTTTGGGCGAACTTCCTCGGCCGCGGGCTGGTCGAGAACGTCGACGATCTGCGGCTGACCAACCCCGCCAGCAATGCGGAGTTGCACGAGGCCTTGGCCGACTATCTCGTCGAGCACCAGTTCGATCTCAAGGCCCTGATGCGCGAGATACTCCGCTCGGCCACCTATCAACGCGCGAGCGAACCAACATCCGGGAACGAAGCCGACACGAAGCATTACGCCCATTACTATCCACGCCGCATGATGGCCGAAGTGATGATCGATGCCTTCAGTCAGGTCACGGGCGCTCCGACCGAGTTTCCCGGCTATCCCGCGGGCTGGCGGGCGCTGCAGCTTCCCGACTCGAGCGTCGACTCGTACTTCTTGAAGACGTTCGGCCGTCCCGAGCGCGTCATTACCTGCGAGTGCGAACGAGTGGCCGACCCGAGCATGGTGCAGGTGCTGCACATGTCGAACGGCGATGCCATCAATCGCAAGCTTGTTGTGGCGAAGAATCGTATCGGCGAGCTGATCGAATCGGGGGCAGGCGATCCGGCGATCGTGGAAGATCTCTACCTGTCGGCCTTGTCGCGTATGCCGGCGCCGGAAGAACGACAGCAGATTATCGACCTGCTCGCCGCCACGCCCGCCGAAGAGCGTCGCGCGGCGATCGAGGATCTCTACTGGGGGATCCTCAGCAGCAAAGAGTTCTTGTTCAATCACTAA
- a CDS encoding pre-peptidase C-terminal domain-containing protein, with translation MLAFAAWFSIALHGAIVAVADEQPEAAAPSFHNAVAPILAKYCVGCHNADDAEGKLVLDGYDKLLAGGEHGAVLVAGQPERSRLILVLTGKAEPAMPPEGSESPTADEVATLERWIAAGAPGPDGAAPDPTKLVIPHIEPRVTPRHPIHAVAYSPDGKLLAVAGFREIRLYSPENRALVRRLEGHAGNVMSVSFSPDGSKLISAAGEPGLFGEARLWNVADGSLLREVRGHKDSLYSAVLTPDGALLATAGYDQAIILWEANTGAEVRTITGHNGAVYDLAFSADGKFLASASADRTVKLWEVATGARLDTFGQPLEDQYTVAFSPDGQRLVGAGRDNRIRVWELSESRAEGTNKLLYARFAHEGAIGKLAFSRDGKLLASTAEDRTVKIWDAESVVERLLLEPQSDWSAALGFSPDGKTLAVGRLDGELVYYDVPSGKHAPPAAPELAQLEPRGLQRGVATRVRLVGKNLLGLEKLDFGKHAFEVKLLASENSSPDEVIVEIAPSAELSRGTYDVRAITAGGQSKSLRLEVDDLAQQVESEPNSELAQATEVALPITLWGKLGSQGDVDHFSFAAEPGKTVVLAVDARALKTKANIVLTLFDAAGRVVASNNDFDGESDPLVAFDPPVAGRYTVRISDLLQSGSEEHVYRLSVGAFPYVTGVFPLSVAANQESSAQLAGYNLPAEARVTLPAQADGEISVPLDPQQYRARRGLKVLVGMLPESVESEPNDEPDTATIVNVPCTVGGRIWSDTPTSDADLFRFESRAGQTWIVETDGDGRGSPIDTAIEVLDAVGQPLPRLLLQATRDSYIDFRSIDSKIADVRVHNWEEMELNELMYLDGEVCKIFRLPQGPDSGFNFYTSRGQRIAYFDTSSTAHAVHEACYIVSPHAPGTALVPNGLPVFTLHYSNDDDGLRKLGRDSRLTFTAPADGQYLVRVRDVRGGNGDRFAYRLTIREPRPDFSVAVSSNELTVNAGCGKSVTFTADRADGFDGPIRIDIEGLPPGFHCSTPIVIEPGHLEAHTVVWADADAKSPSEEVAKKTQITATAEIGGSPVVKQLTGLGLLKLVSLEKLRVVLEPAEVTIAPGSNVTATLKIERHGFDGAVKFNVNNLPHGVYVDNIGLNGVLIPEGQSERQISLTARPWVGESDRPFHALALDGGGVSSPAITLHVRRPATVAQADATAEK, from the coding sequence ATGCTCGCCTTCGCGGCCTGGTTCAGCATCGCGCTGCATGGCGCCATCGTCGCCGTTGCCGATGAACAACCCGAGGCCGCGGCCCCCAGCTTTCACAACGCGGTGGCGCCGATCCTCGCCAAGTATTGCGTCGGCTGCCATAACGCGGACGATGCCGAAGGCAAGCTCGTCCTCGACGGGTACGACAAGCTGTTGGCCGGCGGCGAGCATGGCGCCGTGTTGGTGGCGGGACAGCCCGAGCGCAGCCGGTTGATCCTGGTGCTGACGGGCAAGGCGGAACCGGCCATGCCCCCCGAAGGGAGCGAGTCCCCCACGGCCGACGAGGTTGCCACGCTCGAGCGCTGGATCGCCGCCGGAGCGCCCGGCCCCGACGGCGCCGCGCCCGACCCTACAAAGCTTGTCATCCCGCACATCGAGCCGCGCGTCACGCCGCGACACCCCATCCATGCTGTCGCATACTCTCCCGATGGCAAGCTGTTGGCCGTCGCCGGCTTTCGAGAGATTCGCTTGTACTCGCCCGAGAATCGTGCCCTCGTCCGCCGTCTCGAGGGGCATGCGGGCAATGTGATGTCCGTGTCGTTCTCGCCCGACGGTAGCAAGCTGATTTCGGCCGCCGGGGAGCCCGGTCTCTTCGGCGAGGCCCGCCTCTGGAACGTGGCCGACGGTTCGCTTTTGCGTGAAGTGCGCGGGCATAAAGACAGTCTCTACAGTGCGGTGCTCACGCCCGACGGCGCCCTGCTGGCCACGGCCGGCTACGACCAGGCGATCATCCTCTGGGAGGCGAACACGGGGGCAGAAGTCCGCACGATCACGGGACACAACGGCGCTGTGTACGATCTCGCGTTCAGTGCCGATGGCAAGTTTCTGGCCAGCGCGAGCGCCGATCGCACCGTCAAACTGTGGGAGGTCGCCACCGGCGCCCGCCTGGATACGTTTGGCCAACCGCTCGAAGATCAATACACGGTCGCGTTCAGTCCTGACGGGCAACGCCTGGTCGGCGCCGGCCGCGACAATCGCATCCGCGTGTGGGAACTGAGCGAGAGCCGGGCGGAAGGGACGAACAAGCTCCTCTATGCTCGATTCGCGCACGAGGGAGCCATCGGCAAGCTGGCCTTCTCGCGCGATGGTAAGCTGCTCGCCTCGACCGCCGAAGATCGCACCGTCAAGATCTGGGATGCCGAGTCGGTCGTCGAGCGGCTCTTGCTCGAACCGCAATCCGACTGGTCGGCGGCACTCGGCTTCTCGCCCGATGGCAAGACGCTGGCTGTGGGACGCCTCGATGGCGAACTCGTTTACTACGATGTCCCCAGCGGCAAGCACGCTCCGCCCGCGGCGCCGGAGCTCGCCCAGCTCGAACCGCGCGGCCTCCAGCGCGGCGTCGCGACGCGCGTGCGGCTCGTGGGCAAGAACCTGCTGGGACTCGAGAAGCTCGACTTCGGCAAGCATGCGTTCGAGGTCAAGCTCCTTGCCAGCGAGAATTCGAGCCCCGACGAGGTCATCGTCGAGATCGCTCCCTCGGCCGAGCTCTCGCGTGGCACGTACGACGTGCGCGCCATCACCGCCGGCGGCCAGAGCAAGTCGCTCCGGCTCGAAGTCGACGACCTGGCGCAACAGGTCGAGTCCGAGCCGAACAGCGAGCTCGCTCAAGCCACCGAAGTTGCGTTGCCCATCACGCTGTGGGGCAAGCTTGGCTCGCAAGGGGACGTCGATCATTTCAGCTTCGCGGCCGAGCCGGGCAAGACCGTGGTGCTGGCCGTCGATGCTCGCGCGTTGAAGACGAAGGCGAACATCGTCCTCACGTTGTTCGACGCCGCCGGTCGTGTCGTGGCCAGCAACAACGACTTCGACGGCGAGAGCGATCCACTGGTGGCCTTCGATCCGCCGGTCGCCGGCCGGTACACGGTGCGCATTTCCGACCTGCTGCAGTCGGGTTCGGAGGAGCATGTCTATCGCCTCTCGGTGGGCGCCTTTCCGTACGTAACCGGGGTCTTTCCGCTCAGCGTGGCGGCGAACCAGGAGTCCTCCGCGCAGCTCGCGGGCTACAACCTGCCGGCCGAGGCTCGCGTGACGCTGCCGGCCCAGGCCGACGGTGAAATCAGCGTGCCCCTCGACCCGCAACAGTATCGCGCCCGTCGCGGTCTCAAGGTGTTGGTGGGAATGTTGCCCGAATCGGTCGAGAGCGAACCGAACGACGAGCCAGACACGGCGACGATAGTGAATGTCCCCTGTACCGTGGGTGGCCGCATCTGGTCGGACACGCCAACCAGCGACGCCGATCTGTTCCGGTTCGAGTCGCGTGCCGGGCAGACCTGGATCGTCGAAACCGATGGCGATGGTCGTGGCTCGCCGATCGATACCGCGATCGAAGTGCTCGACGCCGTGGGGCAGCCCCTGCCCCGTCTGTTGTTGCAGGCGACGCGCGATTCGTACATCGACTTCCGCAGCATCGATTCGAAGATCGCCGACGTGCGAGTGCATAACTGGGAAGAGATGGAGCTCAACGAGTTGATGTACCTCGACGGCGAGGTCTGCAAGATCTTCCGTCTGCCGCAGGGGCCCGACTCGGGCTTCAACTTCTACACCAGTCGTGGCCAGCGCATTGCCTACTTCGATACGAGCTCCACGGCGCACGCGGTCCACGAAGCGTGCTACATCGTCTCTCCCCATGCGCCCGGTACGGCGTTGGTCCCCAATGGCCTGCCCGTCTTCACGCTGCACTACTCGAACGATGACGACGGACTGCGCAAGCTCGGCCGCGACAGCCGGCTTACGTTCACGGCGCCGGCCGACGGGCAGTATCTCGTCCGCGTGCGCGACGTCCGCGGCGGCAACGGCGATCGCTTTGCCTACCGTCTCACGATCCGCGAGCCGCGCCCCGACTTCAGCGTCGCCGTGTCGAGCAACGAGCTGACGGTGAATGCCGGCTGCGGCAAGAGCGTGACCTTCACGGCCGATCGGGCAGATGGCTTCGATGGCCCGATCCGCATCGACATCGAAGGATTGCCTCCCGGGTTCCACTGCTCGACGCCGATCGTGATCGAGCCGGGACATCTCGAGGCGCACACCGTCGTCTGGGCTGATGCCGACGCGAAAAGTCCTTCCGAAGAAGTGGCGAAAAAGACGCAGATCACCGCCACGGCGGAAATCGGCGGCTCCCCCGTCGTCAAGCAATTGACGGGCCTCGGGCTGCTCAAGTTGGTTTCGCTGGAGAAATTGCGCGTCGTGCTCGAACCGGCGGAGGTGACGATCGCCCCCGGGTCGAACGTCACCGCGACGCTGAAAATCGAGCGGCACGGCTTCGACGGCGCCGTAAAGTTCAATGTGAACAACCTGCCGCATGGCGTGTACGTGGACAACATCGGTCTCAACGGCGTGTTGATTCCCGAAGGTCAGAGCGAGCGACAGATTTCCCTCACCGCGCGGCCCTGGGTGGGGGAGTCGGATCGCCCGTTCCACGCCCTTGCCCTCGACGGCGGTGGTGTCTCGTCTCCTGCCATCACGCTGCACGTACGCCGGCCGGCCACCGTTGCCCAGGCCGACGCGACTGCCGAGAAATAG
- the hemB gene encoding porphobilinogen synthase: MRRLRQHSALRALVRETTLSPTDLILPLFVHTGSEARRPIASMPGQSQLSLAELAVAARQAAKLGLGGIILFGIPSEKDSLGSDAFADAGIIQRAIQAAKEAAPDLLVITDVCCCEYTDHGHCGIINEKTGRMDVDNDATLELLARQVVSHARAGADLVAPSGMMDGMVGAIRQALDGAGYTHLPIMSYAAKYASAFYGPFRDAAESAPQFGDRRGYQMDPAAAAEQALREVALDLAEGADLVMVKPALAYLDIIRRVRETFPGVPLAAYNVSGEYSMVKAAAERGWLDERAVALEMLTAVKRAGAGIILTYWAPDVARWLGA; this comes from the coding sequence ATGCGCCGCCTGCGGCAGCATTCTGCGCTGCGTGCGCTGGTGCGCGAGACGACCCTCTCGCCCACGGACCTGATTTTGCCGCTGTTCGTACACACCGGTAGCGAGGCCCGACGTCCCATTGCCTCGATGCCCGGTCAGTCGCAGTTGTCGCTCGCGGAGTTGGCCGTCGCAGCGCGGCAAGCCGCGAAGCTGGGGCTGGGCGGGATCATTCTCTTCGGCATTCCTAGCGAAAAAGATTCGCTCGGCAGTGACGCCTTTGCCGATGCGGGCATCATCCAGCGCGCCATCCAGGCGGCGAAAGAGGCCGCTCCCGACCTGCTCGTCATCACCGACGTCTGCTGCTGCGAGTACACCGATCACGGACACTGCGGCATCATCAACGAGAAGACGGGGCGCATGGACGTCGACAACGATGCCACGCTCGAGTTGCTGGCCAGGCAGGTCGTGAGCCATGCTCGGGCGGGAGCCGATCTGGTCGCTCCCAGCGGCATGATGGATGGCATGGTGGGCGCGATTCGGCAGGCGCTCGACGGCGCCGGCTACACGCATCTGCCGATCATGAGCTACGCCGCCAAGTATGCGAGCGCCTTCTACGGCCCCTTCCGTGACGCGGCCGAAAGTGCTCCGCAGTTCGGTGACCGGCGCGGTTACCAGATGGATCCGGCGGCCGCCGCCGAGCAGGCCCTGCGCGAGGTGGCGCTCGACCTGGCCGAAGGGGCCGATCTCGTCATGGTCAAGCCGGCGCTGGCCTATCTCGACATCATCCGCCGTGTGCGCGAAACGTTTCCCGGCGTTCCCCTGGCGGCCTACAACGTGTCGGGCGAATACAGTATGGTGAAGGCCGCCGCCGAACGTGGCTGGCTCGACGAACGAGCCGTCGCGCTCGAAATGCTCACCGCCGTCAAACGCGCGGGAGCCGGCATTATCCTCACCTATTGGGCCCCGGACGTCGCGCGCTGGCTTGGTGCCTAA
- the hemL gene encoding glutamate-1-semialdehyde 2,1-aminomutase, with the protein MSRERSERAFAHAKSLIPGGVNSPARAFGAVGGAPLFIDHAAGAYLHDLDGNRYIDYIGSWGPMILGHAHPAVVAALHAAVDRGTSYGAPTEAESELAELIAGAFKSIDRVRLVSSGTEATLSAIRLARGITGRDAIIKFAGNYHGHVDSLLVAAGSSAATLGVPDSPGVTRGTAADTIVARYNDAQGLADLLTKHQDRVAAVIVEPVVGNMGLVEPSPEFLTALREETRRAGALLILDEVMTGFRLAYGGAQERYGIEADITTLGKIVGGGLPVGAYGGRAEIMDHVLPAGRVFQAGTLSGNPLATAAGIATLKILRDERPYDRLETLSAGLAAGLVAAAKQAGLPHTLARVGSMMTLFFNPDRVTDWDVADRSDRQKFARYFWGLIDRGVYMPCSQFEALFVSTAHSEADIDATVKAASEVLVSLA; encoded by the coding sequence ATGTCACGCGAAAGAAGCGAGCGGGCCTTCGCCCACGCCAAGTCTCTCATTCCCGGCGGAGTCAACAGTCCGGCCCGTGCCTTTGGGGCCGTCGGCGGCGCTCCGCTGTTCATCGATCACGCCGCGGGGGCCTATCTGCATGACCTCGATGGCAACCGCTACATCGACTACATCGGCTCGTGGGGCCCGATGATTCTCGGCCACGCGCATCCGGCCGTGGTTGCCGCCTTGCACGCGGCGGTCGATCGTGGGACCAGCTACGGCGCGCCGACCGAGGCCGAATCGGAACTCGCCGAGTTGATCGCCGGCGCCTTCAAATCGATCGATCGCGTGCGCCTGGTCAGCTCCGGCACGGAAGCGACATTGAGTGCCATTCGCCTTGCGCGCGGCATCACCGGGCGCGACGCCATCATTAAATTCGCCGGCAACTACCACGGCCACGTCGATAGTCTGCTGGTGGCGGCGGGCAGCTCGGCGGCGACGCTCGGCGTGCCCGATTCGCCCGGTGTGACGCGTGGCACGGCGGCTGATACGATCGTGGCCCGTTACAACGACGCGCAGGGCCTCGCCGATCTGCTGACGAAGCACCAGGATCGCGTGGCCGCGGTGATCGTCGAGCCGGTAGTGGGCAACATGGGGCTCGTCGAGCCCTCGCCCGAGTTCCTGACCGCCCTGCGTGAAGAAACCCGTCGCGCGGGCGCCCTGCTCATTCTCGATGAAGTGATGACCGGTTTCCGCTTGGCGTACGGCGGTGCGCAAGAACGGTACGGCATCGAGGCCGACATCACGACGCTCGGCAAGATCGTGGGAGGGGGATTGCCCGTCGGCGCCTATGGCGGCCGTGCCGAGATCATGGACCACGTGCTCCCCGCCGGTCGCGTCTTCCAGGCCGGCACGCTCAGCGGTAACCCGTTGGCCACGGCAGCCGGCATCGCCACGCTCAAGATCTTGCGCGACGAGCGTCCCTACGATCGATTGGAAACGCTTTCCGCGGGGCTGGCCGCGGGGCTGGTTGCTGCGGCGAAGCAAGCCGGCCTGCCCCACACGCTGGCGCGCGTCGGCAGCATGATGACCCTCTTCTTCAATCCCGATCGCGTGACCGATTGGGACGTGGCCGACCGCAGCGACCGCCAGAAGTTTGCCCGTTACTTCTGGGGGCTGATCGACCGGGGGGTCTACATGCCCTGCAGTCAATTCGAAGCGCTGTTCGTCTCGACGGCGCACAGCGAGGCCGATATCGACGCGACCGTAAAGGCGGCCAGTGAAGTGTTGGTTTCGCTGGCTTAG